The following are from one region of the Hemitrygon akajei chromosome 31, sHemAka1.3, whole genome shotgun sequence genome:
- the LOC140718997 gene encoding uncharacterized protein: MSTRSSIKSLSKSSSSCDRGSRASSKATQARAKAEAAKVRARFAKEELEVKMKAAAREAENQKEKAAREAEATAREAENQKEAAAREAENQKEAAAREAENQKEKAAREAEAAAREAENELERKRVEARLEALKLEREAAAAEVEAELIEDAEEMHDPKDGKSTSEKIGLERTRDYVQSQMEWKTLSSSPYLFDNVPLHEESWRGPTASRPSKEDNLPSQLRDEPRNARAHDKYFSTPNLPDLGRREAKTESRPANPITDVRPQSCTCGHVPSARTPPADESAARYFARRDLVTSGLYQFDDKPENYRAWYSTFTNAIDGFQLRATQELDLMAKWLGKESCEQVRRMRSVYINKPELALKKAWERLQEGYGAPEIIEAALCQRLGNFPKVSAKDHTKLREFGDLLMEIQGAKEDGHSAGLVYLDTPTGIRQLVDKLPFGLQDRWLSVASDYKEEHEGQFPPFEYFTRFVCKEAKKRNDPSLIGPGSSTIYTKPDKSTSNNSNITKPVSALKTEVLTTNNDSSKNCPLHNKPHPLKRCRTFREKPLEEKKALLEEKGICFRCCSSTSHCARECTIAVKCLECDSTNHDWAMHPGPSPQTDNAPSPPQQDGGEGEAHSRTTVVSSSCTEVCGQAHASRSCSKICLTKVYPKGAKDKAIKAYVILDDQSNRSLCGDADAGAVTTRSLTDRGSGSSGGECKPSGDPSLPKASSMWCVIIFRQPHRRGLSLSFLISNLSLGLTAMGDPTGT, from the exons atgtcaacccgatccagcatcaagtcgttgtcaaagtcatcgtcatcctgcgacaggggcagtagggcatcaagtaaggccacccaagcaagagcgaaagcagaagccgccaaggtgcgagcgcgctttgccaaagaagaattagaagtaaagatgaaagcggctgccagagaagccgaaaaccagaaggaaaaggctgccagagaagccgaagcgactgccagagaagccgaaaaccagaaggaagcggctgccagagaagccgaaaaccagaaggaagcggctgccagagaagccgaaaaccagaaggaaaaggccgccagagaagccgaagcggctgccagagaagccgaaaacgaattggaaaggaaaagggtagaggcacggttagaagcgctgaagctagaacgagaagcagcagctgccgaggtggaagcagagttaatagaagacgccgaagaaatgcatgatccgaaggacggaaaatctacctcagaaaagatcggattggaacgtacaagggactatgtccaatctcaaatggaatggaagactctttcttcctctccttacttattcgataacgtcccacttcacgaggagtcttggagaggcccgacggcatcacgtccatccaaggaagataatttaccctcgcaactccgcgatgaacccaggaatgcaagggctcacgacaagtacttctcgacaccgaacttaccggatttggggagaagagaggcaaagactgagtccagaccagcaaatcccataacagatgtacgccctcagtcatgtacctgtggacatgttccctcagcccgcacgccacctgcagacgaatccgcagcacggtatttcgcacgacgggatctcgtcacttcaggactataccagttcgacgataaacctgaaaattaccgtgcatggtactccactttcaccaacgctatcgacggattccagctcagagcaacccaggagttggatcttatggcaaaatggctgggaaaagaatcatgcgaacaggtgagacgcatgcgttcagtgtacatcaacaaacctgagctagcattgaagaaagcatgggagagacttcaggagggctacggagcccccgaaattattgaggcggcgctatgccaacgtttgggaaattttcctaaggtgtcagccaaggaccacaccaagctaagagaatttggagatttactcatggagattcaaggcgccaaagaagatggccactcagctggtctagtatacctagacactccaaccgggattagacaactcgtggacaaacttccatttgggctgcaggacaggtggttgtccgttgcctcagattacaaggaagaacacgaaggtcaattccctcccttcgagtatttcaccaggttcgtgtgcaaggaggcgaagaagcgaaacgatcctagcctcataggtccaggaagcagtacaatttacaccaagccagataaatccacttcgaataattccaacattactaaaccagtctcagcgcttaagactgaagtccttacaactaacaacgactctagcaagaattgtccattgcataacaaaccccaccccctcaaaagatgcagaacgtttagggaaaaaccccttgaagagaagaaggccctcctcgaggagaaagggatatgctttagatgctgttcctcgacctctcactgtgcgagagagtgtacgatcgccgtgaagtgcctggaatgtgatagcactaatcacgactgggccatgcatcctggcccgtcaccgcaaaccgacaacgctccttcacccccacaacaggacggcggggagggagaagctcactccaggacaactgttgtcagctcgagctgtacggaagtttgcggtcaagctcacgcaagccgttcttgttcaaagatctgtctcactaaggtgtaccctaagggagccaaagacaaggccatcaaagcctacgtaattctggatgatcagagcaaccgctcgcta TGTGGGGATGCTGATGCAGGGGCCGTCACCAcacggtccttgacagatcgggggTCAGGATCCAGTGGCGGGGAGTGCAAGCCATCTGGAGACCCTTCACTACCGAAGGCTTCCTCCATGTggtgtgtcatcatcttccgccaGCCCCACCGCCGAGGTCTGAGTTTATCGTTCTTAATCTCGAACCTCTCCCTTggccttaccgccatgggtgaccctactggGACCTAA